The Arachis hypogaea cultivar Tifrunner chromosome 19, arahy.Tifrunner.gnm2.J5K5, whole genome shotgun sequence genome has a window encoding:
- the LOC112776744 gene encoding purple acid phosphatase 17-like, which yields MSKSFLLFTIIIVISFGLWVLYASAELQRFTQTCKSDGSLDFLVVGDWGRRCEYNQSEVAYQLLHENCLKRKVPTSEQGSDKNNGAHNG from the exons ATGTCtaaatcttttcttctcttcacgattattattgttattagctTTGGTTTGTGGGTTCTTTATGCATCTGCAGAGCTTCAGAGATTTACACAAACATGTAAAAGTGACGGTTCTCTTGATTTTTTGGTGGTTGGTGATTGGGGAAGAAGATGTGAATATAACCAATCTGAAGTTGCTTACCAG CTACTGCATGAAAACTGCTTGAAGAGGAAAGTACCTACTAGTGAACAG GGCAGTGATAAAAACAATGGAGCTCATAATGGATGA